The following proteins are encoded in a genomic region of Montipora foliosa isolate CH-2021 chromosome 8, ASM3666993v2, whole genome shotgun sequence:
- the LOC138012987 gene encoding uncharacterized protein yields MATPGPLASSEDKTNGAKLSRLIIDGGTTVLRNVFDTHHPPANLAADLNACYTTLVNLLHRRILNGHQWDKLFPGGGVAPDSNTFDITLLFLLLTNICGLTPPHTGWHRKPAASDTTPEADLARIKFFRNQVYGHVTTTGVDAPTFNALCKEISAALVSLGLSQGEIDRLKAERCGEEDYLDALRDWAESERDLKSRIEDVHRIVTEIRETQHDTDQEDKIRKKLARLDTQRDVRDYTKRYLEGTRESFFAEINSWLDDESSPNRVLVLSGNAGMGKSVIAAEMCRRMQEAGRLAGSHFCHHDRARHRNPKVMMQSLACHLSCCIPEYKKALVEQFSGNLGVEINDMEVVDLFYLLFLEPLNMVADPGFTSLVVIDALDESQYQGRNELLDVISSLFKDLPLWLRFFVTTRPEVNIWDSLKDLRPLRLEPKDEDNLKDIRFYFEQSLSVLLQVERPELVLDDLVQKSEGVFLCAQFLVDFIRAKCPIVLTLEQLENTLPSGISSVYQSYFQRLEQDLCKELNITEEQFLCFLSAIAAAREPLPLGFLPKLLCTKSSSLSVMRKVSKAIAIVSSLLPVHDNRIHFFHKSVKDWLTDKSRYEQHIFSVEEMKGHKILSTLCSKEFDELKSKGVSNSQSFTGTSRYALEHGVQHMLELDQHMRSCSMEQVIGNYVLCPELLYAKICVNISAATEDIVCAMKHGGLKTISTECQETLSSLLIVLKKHRQTLAVYPFTIFQSLLNEGSSKLSSDSRQLLETKYTDRPYMEFLRKNDSLGDVQAMFYCFSRVVCFDVSPSLEFMVCECGDGSIQLWSLASGNLEWKRYVKPKYYDSLYPELRVINTDDAYQPADFERSSVFGFYRSVVFHPSKDVILPGELSHSFSFNGDLKPLFPTSKCSFSVCSICGDEMLSDCPDDAKCLVVWNLNDGKEINRFNRDKNISSFAMSRDGKLVAVSHSTGSVCLVDRESGFSTLAEASLDSVCGMIKFSPDCRFLFCLRVKRVNFRNGSLGDTERLCLGVTEGPEHHYSMDVVDVPSCNSVELESHGIGGFLLGDPLSLPDLDIDSVVVLNSHSLLRNRTVDRYIEMVYRNPPTKNPEPRYFDSLLFSLTGESVYAKVTVVNGSERIPQRIMAYDVLNGEVKGQKELERPDMRDFVAVKQGILCATKSTLELWNFDLSVCMRRWMFGADALFSISDDQVACITFEKRGGVILDVVGGEIVETFTLPPGKLLSWHKDLQLFASTDGREIELKQLGKTEPRWRFFLGPRFRLLGVMASFSPKGQFLLIGENVTYSKYVLVLNTISGKVRLKLSDDFIGYCKFISDEECVSLTSSYAPGSLLKLFNVRSGGLLVVMDVLGNPSSCLATFSRSSLIAIGSGQGLEIIKVKYPGEETLSSEAKK; encoded by the coding sequence atggccACACCTGGTCCCTTGGCCAGCTCTGAGGATAAGACAAATGGAGCTAAGCTCAGTCGACTTATTATTGATGGTGGAACAACTGTACTGAGAAATGTTTTTGACACTCATCACCCTCCTGCAAACTTAGCAGCTGATCTTAATGCCTGTTATACCACTCTTGTCAACCTTTTACATAGAAGAATTCTCAATGGTCACCAGTGGGACAAGCTGTTCCCTGGTGGCGGGGTTGCTCCGGACTCCAACACATTTGATATAACTCTGCTTTTCCTCCTTCTGACCAACATTTGTGGACTTACCCCTCCCCACACAGGATGGCATCGCAAACCAGCCGCAAGTGACACCACTCCAGAGGCAGACCTTGCCCGCATCAAGTTTTTCCGTAATCAAGTGTATGGGCATGTGACAACCACTGGTGTGGATGCACCAACATTCAATGCTCTGTGTAAGGAGATAAGTGCTGCTTTAGTGTCTCTTGGTTTAAGTCAGGGAGAGATTGATCGATTAAAGGCTGAGCGATGTGGAGAGGAGGATTATCTTGATGCCTTACGGGACTGGGCAGAGAGTGAAAGGGATCTCAAGTCCAGGATTGAGGACGTTCATCgaattgttactgaaatccgTGAGACACAACACGACACCGATCAGGAGGATAAAATCCGAAAGAAACTTGCAAGGCTTGACACCCAACGTGATGTCAGAGATTATACAAAGAGATACTTAGAAGGAACCCGTGAGTCTTTCTTTGCTGAAATCAACAGCTGGTTGGAtgatgaaagctctccaaatcGTGTCTTGGTGCTCAGTGGAAATGCAGGGATGGGGAAATCTGTCATCGCTGCTGAGATGTGCAGAAGAATGCAAGAAGCTGGCAGATTGGCGGGGAGCCATTTTTGTCACCATGACAGAGCACGCCACAGGAATCCCAAGGTGATGATGCAGTCTTTAGCTTGTCACCTCTCATGCTGTATTCCAGAGTACAAGAAAGCTCTTGTGGAACAGTTCTCTGGAAATCTAGGTGTAGAGATCAATGACATGGAAGTGGTAGAtctcttttatttgctttttttagaACCTCTGAACATGGTAGCAGATCCAGGTTTTACATCTCTTGTGGTAATAGATGCATTAGATGAAAGTCAATACCAAGGGCGAAATGAGCTTCTTGACGTGATATCCAGTTTGTTTAAGGATCTGCCGCTTTGGCTTCGATTTTTTGTGACGACGCGACCTGAAGTTAACATTTGGGACAGCCTGAAAGATTTGCGTCCACTGCGACTGGAGCCAAAAGATGAAGACAACTTGAAGGACATTCGGTTTTACTTTGAACAGAGTCTAAGCGTTTTATTACAAGTTGAAAGGCCCGAGCTTGTCTTAGATGATCTCGTGCAAAAGTCAGAAGGAGTTTTTCTGTGTGCCCAGTTTTTGGTAGATTTTATAAGGGCTAAGTGTCCAATCGTTCTTACCTTGGAACAACTGGAGAACACCCTTCCGTCGGGCATCTCGTCTGTTTACCAGTCGTATTTCCAACGGTTGGAACAAGACTTGTGTAAGGAACTGAACATAACAGAAGagcaatttctttgttttctgagTGCAATTGCAGCTGCAAGGGAACCACTGCCGTTGGGTTTTCTTCCTAAATTGTTGTGCACGAAGTCGTCGTCCTTGAGTGTTATGCGAAAGGTGAGCAAAGCCATTGCCATTGTGTCATCACTGCTTCCTGTTCACGATAACCGtattcatttctttcataaatCAGTCAAGGACTGGTTGACAGACAAGTCACGCTACGAGCAGCACATTTTCAGCGTGGAGGAAATGAAAGGCCATAAGATCCTTTCTACTCTTTGCTCTAAGGAATTTGACGAGTTAAAGAGTAAAGGTGTTAGCAACTCGCAATCCTTCACTGGCACTTCAAGGTATGCCTTGGAACATGGTGTTCAGCACATGCTAGAGTTAGACCAGCACATGAGATCCTGCAGCATGGAACAAGTGATTGGAAACTATGTGTTATGTCCTGAGCTTTTGTATGCAAAGATTTGTGTGAACATATCAGCAGCCACAGAAGATATCGTTTGTGCAATGAAACACGGTGGTTTGAAAACGATATCTACCGAGTGTCAAGAGACACTTTCGTCATTattgattgttttaaagaagCACCGCCAAACCTTAGCGGTATATCCGTTTACCATCTTTCAAAGTCTGTTGAACGAAGGAAGTAGTAAACTATCCTCTGACTCCCGCCAGCTTCTGGAGACCAAGTATACCGATAGGCCTTACATGGAGTTCTTAAGAAAAAATGACTCCCTAGGAGATGTTCAagctatgttttattgtttttcacGGGTGGTTTGTTTCGATGTGTCCCCCAGCTTAGAATTCATGGTGTGTGAATGCGGCGATGGATCCATTCAGTTGTGGTCACTTGCTTCTGGTAACCTCGAATGGAAGCGTTATGTCAAACCAAAATACTATGATTCATTATATCCCGAATTAAGAGTCATCAATACCGATGATGCATACCAACCAGCAGATTTTGAAAGGTCATCCGTGTTTGGTTTTTACCGTTCAGTGGTGTTTCATCCCAGCAAGGATGTCATCTTGCCAGGGGAGCTAAGCCATTCGTTTTCCTTTAATGGGGACTTGAAGCCGCTTTTTCCTACCAGTAAGTGCAGTTTTTCTGTCTGTTCAATATGCGGCGACGAGATGTTAAGTGATTGTCCAGACGATGCAAAATGTCTTGTGGTGTGGAATCTAAACGATGGCAAGGAGATTAATCGTTTCAACAGAGATAAAAATATTTCATCTTTTGCGATGTCCCGAGATGGAAAGCTCGTGGCTGTTTCCCATTCAACGGGCTCAGTTTGTTTAGTTGACAGGGAAAGTGGTTTTTCAACTCTGGCAGAGGCATCTTTGGACTCTGTGTGTGGAATGATCAAATTCTCACCGGACTGtcgatttcttttttgtttacgTGTAAAACGTGTTAACTTCAGAAATGGTTCTTTAGGAGACACTGAGAGGCTTTGTTTAGGAGTCACTGAGGGGCCTGAGCATCACTATTCGATGGACGTTGTTGATGTTCCTAGTTGTAATTCCGTTGAGTTAGAATCCCATGGAATCGGTGGCTTTCTGTTAGGAGATCCTTTGAGTTTGCCAGATCTGGACATTGATTCTGTCGTAGTGCTTAATAGCCATTCTCTTTTAAGGAACCGCACGGTTGACCGTTACATTGAAATGGTTTATCGGAATCCACCAACGAAGAACCCTGAACCCCGATATTTCGATTCTCTTCTATTCTCGTTAACCGGCGAGAGTGTTTATGCGAAAGTAACGGTTGTTAACGGATCAGAGCGCATACCGCAACGAATTATGGCTTATGACGTTTTAAACGGGGAAGTCAAGGGACAGAAAGAGTTAGAGAGACCTGATATGCGTGATTTTGTAGCTGTAAAACAAGGCATCTTGTGTGCAACGAAGAGCACTCTTGAACTGTGgaactttgatttgtcagtCTGCATGCGACGATGGATGTTTGGCGCGGATGCTCTCTTTTCTATTTCAGATGATCAAGTGGCATGCATAACATTTGAAAAGCGAGGTGGGGTCATTTTGGATGTTGTTGGTGGAGAGATTGTGGAAACATTTACACTGCCTCCCGGGAAATTGCTTTCTTGGCACAAGGACCTCCAGCTGTTTGCCTCCACTGATGGTAGGGAAATTGAACTGAAGCAACTTGGTAAAACCGAACCGCGGTGGCGTTTCTTCCTGGGTCCCAGATTTCGTCTTCTTGGTGTGATGGCATCATTTTCACCCAAGGGTCAATTTCTTTTGATAGGTGAGAACGTCACGTATAGTAAGTACGTTCTCGTTCTCAATACAATTTCTGGTAAAGTGCGTCTTAAATTGAGTGATGACTTCATTGGCTATTGTAAATTCATCAGTGACGAGGAGTGTGTTTCTCTGACGTCCTCTTACGCACCTGGCTCTCTCCTTAAGCTGTTCAACGTAAGGTCTGGAGGTCTTCTTGTTGTAATGGATGTTTTGGGCAATCCGTCCTCCTGTTTGGCAACATTTTCTAGATCGAGTCTCATTGCCATTGGTTCAGGTCAAGGGTTAGAAATCATCAAAGTAAAATACCCGGGAGAAGAGACACTCAGCAGTGAGGCaaaaaagtaa
- the LOC138012496 gene encoding somatostatin receptor type 4-like — MQQNSNISLGLNSSSTLNKNEAAPNIISLTSFTGIFFFCFYIFVFFASNVGNIVVLYICNRRGRNAAFRPTRTGFFNCYIANLAIADLLFTQLTVFDVLYAVLNEWVLGAAMCKIQGFFIEMCYSASILTLIAISRERLKSFSELEIKSRIQRIKTRKLWSVLVWIMAFLLCSPLLYAYRLDTSPERSRITVCNNLAWSYFARQIYYSLATVVLFIFPLAIMLWTQFKIKRVFRSQVSPNHCQIAVLRRARQKKASRMLRAVCLCFVAFWAPFIITRTLRYFKWYEGEIVWKLSQLLTMASAAANPFIYSFYSLHFRVFIKRFITCRCGLMSSSTENVESSIDNTVY, encoded by the coding sequence ATGCAACAAAACTCTAACATCAGCCTGGGTCTAAATTCATCGTCGACCCTAAATAAGAACGAGGCAGCCCCGAACATCATCAGCCTTACTTCGTTTACAGGAATCTTTTTCTTCTGTTTCTACATCTTCGTATTCTTTGCGTCAAATGTGGGTAACATTGTGGTCTTATACATTTGCAATCGAAGAGGACGCAATGCCGCCTTTCGGCCAACAAGAACTGGATTTTTTAATTGTTACATTGCAAATCTCGCCATTGCAGATCTTCTCTTTACACAGCTGACGGTCTTTGATGTGTTATACGCTGTACTAAACGAGTGGGTTCTTGGAGCAGCGATGTGCAAGATTCAGGGCTTCTTTATCGAGATGTGTTACTCGGCTTCCATCCTGACGCTCATTGCCATAAGTCGAGAACGCTTGAAGTCCTTCAGTGAGCTGGAAATCAAATCTCGAATTCAACGGATCAAGACCAGAAAGCTATGGTCGGTCTTAGTTTGGATCATGGCTTTTTTGCTATGTTCGCCTCTCTTGTACGCCTACAGGTTAGACACTTCTCCAGAAAGGTCCCGCATTACTGTGTGCAACAACTTGGCTTGGTCCTATTTTGCCAGACAGATTTATTACAGTCTAGCCACTGTTGTActgtttatttttcctcttgCGATTATGTTGTGGACACAGTTCAAAATCAAACGCGTTTTTCGATCGCAAGTTTCGCCAAACCATTGTCAAATCGCAGTTCTGAGGCGAGCGCGCCAGAAAAAAGCCTCTCGAATGCTTAGGGCAGTCTGCCTTTGTTTTGTTGCGTTCTGGGCTCCATTTATAATCACGAGAACTCTCCGTTATTTTAAATGGTACGAGGGAGAAATTGTCTGGAAACTTAGTCAGCTTTTAACTATGGCTTCTGCGGCAGCGAATCCTTTCATCTACAGCTTCTACAGCCTTCATTTCAGGGTTTTCATAAAAAGATTTATAACGTGCAGATGCGGGCTTATGTCCTCGAGCACGGAAAACGTTGAAAGTTCCATTGACAATACCGTATATTAA